GCCTTCGGCGGGCGTATTCTTGGTCAGGATTTTATAGGCCGACTTCAAGCTCGCCGGAACAAGGCGGTGGTATGCCCCGGCCCTTACGCGCGCTTTTGTGAGGCGCGCGCGGCCATTCGTGTTTTTTTTCAACTCCCCCAGAACGGCCGCGACCAGCGACTGGCATATTGAAAATTCATGCATGCGCGCACCCGGCGGAAAAATCAGATCGGGTCTATCAAATCAAGGACATTCCGGGCGGATTTTTCGTCGTTCGCCGGCGGGCGTTCGTCCGCGTCGGATTTTTCCGGCTCCGCCGGGGCGGATTTTCTCTGGATTGGCCGCGGCGGGCGGTCATGATCAAAATTACCCTCCATCGCCTTCCTGATCGTGGTCAGGCGCATGCATTGCGCGTTCATTTTCCCCGCTTCCCGTTCAATCTGCCGGTCATTGGTCATGATAACGACCGGACCGGAGGCGCGGCGCCGGCGGACCACATCCTTGATTTTCTGCGGAAACGTCTTTTCGCTTTCCGCGTAATAAACGCTGATGCCCTTAAACGTTTCGCCCTCGCCGGCTTCCCGCAGCGGCCG
This genomic stretch from Kiritimatiellia bacterium harbors:
- a CDS encoding hydrogenase maturation nickel metallochaperone HypA, whose translation is MHEFSICQSLVAAVLGELKKNTNGRARLTKARVRAGAYHRLVPASLKSAYKILTKNTPAEGSSLLIKTVPVKLKCARCGWRGAAGGLMFACRKCGGVDLEIAAGRELYLESIEVE
- a CDS encoding NYN domain-containing protein, with the translated sequence MSLLNRLFNLCSCRACSADRRQEVVIDARGFLEKRGREANGSPSPRDNFYVLKTLAAFAQREGAEMAAVFVGRPLREAGEGETFKGISVYYAESEKTFPQKIKDVVRRRRASGPVVIMTNDRQIEREAGKMNAQCMRLTTIRKAMEGNFDHDRPPRPIQRKSAPAEPEKSDADERPPANDEKSARNVLDLIDPI